The Onychostoma macrolepis isolate SWU-2019 chromosome 18, ASM1243209v1, whole genome shotgun sequence genome includes the window aaaaatgtacatttattaattgGAATAATGTACATTCATTAGGTCAAGGTTAGGACAGATTAGGACACCAATATGAAGGTGCTGACACCACATAATTGCTAACTGCACTCTTTTCAGTGTCTTTAAAATACTTGAGAAtaatcaaaaaacataattcttATAACAGAGCATAAACTTTTACCACATtatggagaggagagagaggaaggTTTGGCTTTTCGGTAGAAGGCCACCACTGGCCACCAGGCACTATCTTCAGCTCCACAGTCTCCTGGCTGAAGGCAGTCCATGTGCTCTCTGACTGCTGGAATGACTGGACTGCAGTCCAATCAGATGCCCAGGATGCAGGTTCATTTGCATCAGCAGAACTTGTGTGTTCCTCTGAGAGGAGATAAAGGCTCATTTAAGTCTTTATAGTTTCATTTTCAAGGCTCTCATACAAAAACTCTATGTTACTGGAAAGATGTTCTGCTTTCTGCGGTGGAAAGGTTTCACACACTGTACAACATGTGCAATAACTGACAAGTGGTGAAAGTGTTTAACCAAGCTTCGGTTCTCATGTCTAATGTGGTATTTATAGACCATGGTGGAAAGGTACAACATAGGTTCATAAGAAAAATGTGCCTTTACCTATATTTTtgcaaaacttaaaaaaacaccTATACATTCAATTCACTAGAGCTGTAAAACACCAATAACTtatattccttttcacacaaattatgattacagggCCAGATCATTAATTAATAAAGACTTGTTTTTGTGCGGCTTCTTGTGATTACCTCAGAACATttttaccatagtgcatgatttgtaaatgaATTAACTAGCTTCATATGTATAGAAGTGCTTTCAaatcgattaatcgcatccaaaataaaagtttgtgtttacatagcatgtgtgtactgtgtatatatcaatatatattttttcttaaatatatacatgtatgtgtgagtatttatatatacatataaatatacacagtacacacacacacatactatgtAAACGCAAACttcgattaatcgatttgacagcGCTATGGTTTTTCTGACATggtaaacttgctcggtagctcacctggtacagcattaGACTTGCGATGTGGAACACTGAGGTACGAGTCCTCTAAAACATGAGTCAcgataaaaaaataagtaaatcaaAAGACTTATAGAAGCAAGCTAAAATGGCTTGGTTGCTTCAGCAAATGTATTTTATCTCGTGTTTGCTAAAGTTTAGTGTAGGTGGCACATTATTAAGGCATTAGAGCACCACTCACCAAACATTTAGTTTCCATTCTGCCACGATATATACAACAACcaacataataaaacattaccAGATTCGTGTTCatcttttcagataaaactgAACACACTTTTACCACCACTCACTGgatatttcactttaaaatgcatCATGAAATGTGCAAGAAACAATGTAATATGATTCTGAAGAAATGTCTCAACAGGATAGCTTCTAGAGAtaacttgtcattttaaatatctaCTTGTGTGATGCAATTTCagaattaaaaactataaaaagtaGGTTAAACCTGTTTATGCTCACTACCGGAATCACCAGGTTTTCAGCTTTTTAGAGAACAGGATTACTCCTGTGGATTAAGATTACACAGAGGTTGCCAAAAATGGAATTGAATCCATAAAATTATTAAGTGGAAAGTGTttgtggttacactttattttaaggtgtacaGTGTTAAtcatacatttaagtactgagtaatattaattaactacaggtacttactatatggttagggttaagattagggtttggtttagggttattAGAGTTATCGTTATTCTAATAGTAAGTACAAGCAACGTGTAATaagcaccttaaaataaagtgttaccgtgttTGTTTTTGACCTAAGATTATAGTTAGAAGACGTACTagatgaataaacaatgaaggGTTTGTCGTCTATTTTGATCAAGCCATTCCCTCTAGACATGCTGCCTTTGGCATTGTGAAGGTTGGCCTCCCCTCTTGTCCCATTGGCCTTGTGTTTGCATGTCTTTTTAATGCTGCCTCCTGCCTTAGGCTGGTACACAGCAACAGGGGAAGAGTGAGTGGTTGGGGGTAGGAATTCCAAGCAGtgctttaaataattaatatcttCACATGAGGTCGGGGGAAGCGAGGGGGTCTGCAGGAATCCAGGTCAATCCAGCCAGACTATTTAATACATTGGGACTGCATGTTTATCTGCTCACTCAAACCCAAACAATGCCAGATTCCTACTCCAGAAGACAACTTACTGTACCTTTTAATTTCTGTGACAAAATGTTTTACCTTGCTACTTTCAAGACAGCGTACTTACCACAGTTGTAATCCTCAGCCAACTGTTGGACCTCATTGAACCCATCCGTCCACAGCTGCTCTCCACCTGCCTGCATGAAAGCCCCAAactcatcctcctcctcctcgccCACATCAAGAGACCCCTCGTCAGTGGCCACCTTGTCCTTGTCGTCAACTCTTGCCAGCTCTGATAGCAACTCTGAGTTCACCAGAGGCAGCAAGTCTCCACCTCTAGCCCCCGCCTCCCCCTTGCTTAATGCTGGGATGGCTGTTGCTATGGCTGCGGTGGTGGTAGGGGCAGGATTAGGCAGGGAGTGAATAGTGGATACAGTTATATTGGCTGTTGGTGTACTAAAGCCTTGTGAAGAGGATTTGTCAGACTGCTGTACTTCAAGTTCTCCATGCTCTGTGATTAATTCCTCCCAATGCTGAGGTGAGCACATGGACGGCctccttttcttttctgtagTGCTACATTCAGCACCCCCTGGAGTGCGGCCCTCAGGCACAACTGTATTCTTTGTGTCTGGAGTCCCATCTCTCTGTGTTGCAAGATCGCCAGGCTCCACCGAGTGTAGATTCTCGCGGTCCAGTAGGCGCTCGTCTGGCCTGGATTCTTGATTCTTCTGAATGCTGACAGGGACTTCAGAGGGAGTTATCATGGGAGAATGATCTATGCTTGGCTCAGTATTACAGTTTGTTGTGGTCAATTTGATTCCTAGACTATCAGAGTGAGTCTCAGATGCTACAGATGACCCTAGGTTTGGCACATCAGCAACAATGTTCTGGCGATCATTTGCGTCAAGGTCACATTTACTGACCTCGGTGTCACCTTGTGCATTGGCACAACTTGATTCTTCTTTAGAACAGTTATCGGATTGATTGCTCATCTCATCTTCGGCCTGCTCACCTGGTTTGGCAGAAGAGCAGCAGGTTTGTGGATCTGTGCTCTCGGATGTGACAGCTTTCACTAATATGGGGGAATGAGCCCTTTTGTCTTTGCCCTTCAACTTCAAGTCGTCCTGACTTGGATAGCTACCCGTCTGGTCTTGTGTTATTGTGTTATCTGGTGTTACATTAAGTGGCTGCACGTCTGAAATCACTGCATTTTTTTGACTGGCGTTTTCCCCTTTGCCGTGAGCCGCTGTTCTTTTCTCTGTTGTTTTACCGCATTTCCTCCATTTTCGTATGGCCCTGGGCTTGGCCTTGAACAATCCTCCATCGTCTGGCCCATCCTGGCTCACCTTCTGCCCTTTAGAGGAACATCTATGCTCTTCCTTTGTCCCTTCAAGAATGACAGCGTGAGTCCGTGGACCCGTGACTCTCGTCCCAGTCCCGCGGTTTCCAACAGCACAGATGTAGCTGCCCCTTCCCTGGGCCTTGAGAAAGAGGCAGCGCGTCTGAGTCTGCCTACCACCCCCCTCAGTGCCCTTCAAAGTGGCCACAGTTACAAGAGCGCCAAGACCGCCTTGCCTGACCCCTGGCATTCTGGTTGCACTAATTGTGCTATCTAATGTGTGCCCATAGCCACTGCTGACCTGACCTGACCAGCTTCTCTGCCCTACCCTGTTTTCAGGAGGCTGTTGGCATGTGCCCTGTGCCCGAGATCCATTAGCAGCCTTTCTTCTGGCTTTAGAGTAGCCGCCACTCACAGCCCATGCTCTCAGGCCTTTAATCAGGGGTATGGCTCCAAACTCAAGGGCACTGGCGAATGAGACATTGGTTCTTCGGCATTCATGCAGTAGCTCCCTATGGGCCATCTCCAAGcagttattgttgttgttctgttgCAGCATTCTTCTTGGGGGTAATAATATCAGATGCTGTAGTGGGTAAGAATGGCATTTAGAATGTCAAAATCTTGAAATCCTTCTTTACAGCACAGCATTTAGCAATCAGTTAAGGAAGGCAAATTGcatatatgttaatttaatgaTGATTTAAGTTCAATACCTGACATTCAAAGGTCAACATACAAGTGCAAGCTCAAATTTTAGTTTAGGTCTTTGCAAATTgtcttcaaataaaaatatccaGTAAAATAATCCAGTTAATCAATTTAATCCATTCGCTCCATTAATTttaaattctctctctctctctctctctcacacacacacacacacacacataattttcttgcaatatttaaaactgtaatatgtattgtaatagtttttaaaactgtaatacaaCTTGTATACAATTACTTGTTTATATACTACagttttgtaatttgtattctTGACAATTAAAGGTCAATGCAAAAAACAAGTGCAGGCTCAAATATTTCTTTAGGTCATGACAAATTGATTTGAATTAATATTCTATACACTATATATTCTATGTCTATATACGCACACAAACTGTGATATACTACAACTTGTATATAGACTACAATTACTTTATATACTACAACATATAGTATAATTTTGTAGTTTAATGTATATCATAATTATAGGCATACTGTAATAACtatgaaatataataatgttaaataaaatacatattcagtatttaaaatgcaatttttatttttatactctTAGTTTTTTcaactatattaaaaaaatggatACTGTCATGTCAAACCACGTTCTATTTCTACTTAATATGATTATTcctatattttatatgtagttattataactgtattttataatgcacatgattgttttatttgataatgttattttattaagagctggtgcatttaatactGAAGTTACTGTATAATGTATCTTGTATAATCATTTTTCTCTCGTGTCACGAACTGTGTCATGATGATCAGAGGACGCTGCGTTACGTCGTCTACACACACAATACGTGATCACATCACTTGCACCAAATCGGGAGTCTATCATTAACTAATACTTGCCCACACAGATGTATCTTACATGAGGTAACCTCGGGGAGGGGGGATTATCTGCATCGATTCTTTTCGTGGTTTGACAAGATAATATCCATCTTTTTCGGGATATCATAAATAAcccatctttctttctttctttgtatcCTCTTACCTTTACAGTGTGCCAGTCATTTTCCTCATACGGATGCGATGTCACGAATCACACAATTCCAGCTGTCGTGCGTTGTGAAGATGCTGCTGGGCTGAAGGATTTTGGCTTTAACCTTCATGAGGATTTTGAACCGTCTAGAAATGATGATATCCATGACACCACTACGTTTTAAGACAGCATATCCGAATACAGACCACCGTAGATATAGTATAACCTATTATATCCCGTGTACGGCTCAGGTGCTCCGTTGAAGTGAACGTCACGCTACTCCTCCGTGTCTCATCATAGCGCAGGCTGCTTTCACTGGCAATGCAACGCAGAGCCTCCGCAATCTAGTGCGTGCGCTCAGCTGACCAATAGCGGTGCTTTAACGCTTACGCACACGCGCGCGAACACATTACTTCATTATAGCTTTTCGTTTAGCTCTTCAGCCAGCTCTGGTGAGTGGAGGCTACTTTTGCACTCACTCTTTTGCTCGACTTCGTTTAGCCATAATTGGTAGGCTATAGAAACTCAATTTAAAGAGACTTTTGTGTTAATAACATAGTGATCTATGTTTATAGTAGGCACTTTGATTCTAATCAGAATCATTCATGTGCAAACTAGTTTAGTTTCATTTGTGTGCGATACACGGTTCACACTTCagagaaaatgaacattttcataatttactcacccttgtgttgttccaaacctgcctATGACTTTATTTCCTCAGgggaaaataaaaaggaaaattatctttatttttcagAAGACATTTGTGTATGAAACACAGACTCTTTTTATGtcactttaatgatgcatttatggtgtttttgtgttttgttgccTCCTTTCATTGTAATTACTTGGACAAATACAACCGAGACATTCTTCAAAGTGTCTGTTTTCATgacagaaaataaattataagggtttggaatgacatgtggatgagtaaattatgatcacatttctttttatatgTTTGTACTATGTGGTTTCATCTGGATGTGGGTTTCATCAATcatgaaacatttttagatATTACGGTAGGATATTGCAATCTTGGGGAAGGCTGTCTGCTGTAGtttgtacatttttctttcCGTGTCAGTTTCAGAACTGGACCACTACTCATCATTAGAGCTGCCACATTAGAAGAATTATGAGAAAATCAGTGGAAAACATACATCAGGAAATAATTATGTACGACTAATTagaatgttaatattttatttgactgTTCTATTTTTGCATTAGATGGAGATAAGCATCATCTAAATGATTGTTTCAAAAAAAGCAACACATTACAAGCATGCAGTTCAGAATGAAACCTGccttaaatgtaatatatatatatatatatatatatatatatacaatgatATTGCTTGCATGTAGGTCAATTCCATCACCAACACAAGagttaattttaaaaagaaaataatgtcacaCTCAGTGTTTTCAATTCATAATAATTCAGAGCCTTTCTCCTGAGCAGAGAAATGCTTTCTGGTACAGCATGTCACAATCCTTAGAAAATGTGAATGAAAAAAACTTCATATTGTTTAAATTCATCTTAAAAGTCACAAAATATGTATCACAAAAATACTCTACATTACAGGCTTTCTTTTTAGTGTCTTATCTGTACAGATCatgcatataaatatgtaaaaatagtaCATGTATTTCTAATAAtatctaaaataaacaaaattccATAACAACAACCAAAAACTACAGAGACAAACCAGGCATCGAAAAACCAATATTAccaaaatactgtaattctaCAGCATAAATGTCATGCAAGACTGCACAAGAAAAGCATGagcaaatgtaaaaatgtaatgcttTTAAATATCTTTACATCTGTCTATGTTCTACAGATTTGTGcctatgttgttttttttttatctacaactaaaatatttttgtgtaaatgtgtgtgatCTTTACAAAGATATCAATTTAAAGTGTCATACAGATTGGCAAgttacaaaacatgaaaataatgtctataataaataattttctttttgtagcAACATTTTCATTATGTATAAGTTATGTTTTTCTTGCAAAAGCTGGAGAAAATATGTTTGCTTTCTGTACTTTAAATAGAATAACACCCGCAAGACTGAAACAATTGTCACATATACaaatatgtaggcctaattATTATTCCACTACCGATTGTAACTGAGATTGTTACTGTTTCGAACTGgtacattttgtttctgtatacTTTGTCGTCTTAGTCATTACAGTAAGAGTTCCCTCTGTTTTAGTAATCAGATGCTCTGAGGGCATTTCATGGGTCAAAAATTCTACGCTTGGCATCTTCACATAGAAACCTCCAGAGGCTTCCTCGCTAGAGCAAGGAAGAGAGGACTTGCTTCCTTTTGGAGAGCTTTCTGGTGTGATATGAAGGATGCCAGTAGAATGGGGACTAAGGGTGACCTTGGGTACTTTGAACCATGTTTTCTCCTCTCTTTCTTCACACTTCATTACAGAAACGAATCCAGATGACACTGTGGGTACTGGAGACTCTGATCCCTCCCGTTCTGCCAACATTTCAGTCCTTGCTTTTGAGAATACTATAGTACTAATCTTTCTCACCTCCTCATCCTTCTCTGTTTTCTTCTTGAGACCTGGGAAAGACATTGTGCCTGATATTGTCTTTGACTCCTTGCTCTCTTTGCTTTCTGCTGAGGTCTCCTTCCTGAGTTTCATGCTTGTTTCCATTTCCTCTTCCTCACTTGCATCTTTTGAGTATGGTGAGAAAAACTCCACTTTAGGCAATTTAAGCTTTCCAAACATTGATTTGTCATCTTTGTCACCATTTAGATTTGGACTTGTTCCATCATCAGACCCACTCGGTGTTACATCAAATGATCCTCTCTGCCCAGAAGAAAATGTGACTTTGGGCAATTTAAGCTTACCAGTTTTTGACTTTCCCTCAGTTTCCACCTCATCTTCGCAATATATTGCTTTCCCCTTTTCATTTGATCGACTTTTTGACTTGCCAAAACTTGGCTTCATTTTGATCTTTGGCTGTTTGAGCTTCACATCTCCAATTTCTGCACTTGCTTCACCACCTACACTAGCAGAGCTCTCCGTTTCTGGATTCACCATAACAAATACAGCTTTTGTTACTTTTGGCAAATGTGGGCTTTCATACTCTACCTCGGAGTCTATGTTTATAGAGTGACCTTTTCCCTGAGATGATTTGATGTGGGCTTCAGGTGAACTTAAAGAAGGCAGAGGAATCCCAAACTTTGGAATTTTAACTTTACCAGTCTGCTTTTTATCTTCATTGGAATTATTAGTGTCAGCTTGGGCAGTCTCAATGTCAAAGTCAAGTTCGGGAATCTTTGGTGCTTGTAAATCAGCTTTCAAGTTTGCATCAATTCCTCCTTTTAGAAATTTAGCATCCATTTTTCCAGACTTCTTTATGTCGGTTTCTAATCcagaaattattacttttggCATTCCAATATTAAATTTTGTACCTTTAACTTTTGgcccttttattttttctttcggTGCGGGTTCCAGATCAGTGTCTTGAAGTTCAGatttctttttattcttttttccgTCTCTTGATAAGCCAAGATCCAGCTCTATATCCACATTAGACATCCTCGTCTTTTTACCCTCTTTATGTGAATCCTTAAGGCTTGCATCAGTAGAAGGATCTGACATGTCTGCATCTCTAGACATTCCTATATCTAGTTTTGGGATTTTAACATTTGGCATTGTCAATTTTCCACCCCCTCCTCTAGATTCTCCCTCTTTGGTATCAAACTCTCCAGTTCTACTTTCTGGTAATGATATGTCTACCTGTGGTATCTTAATATCAGGTATTTTACACTGTCCACCTTTTACTTCCACAGATCCCCTAATCCCAGGGATCATGACTTTACCTTTTCCTACATCAGGTTGAAGTTCTTTAGATTTTACAACatctttagattttattttaggaagGGGTATATCAATTTTTGGCGTCTTTAATTGTCCACCTTCTAGTTCTGAATCAAGtgtgtgactttcttctttccttCCATGAGGTAGTGATAAATCTATTTTAGGCACTATAATGTCTGGCATTTTTAATTTACTCCCTTTCACTCCAAATTCTATATCAGGATCATCATTTTCCTTTCCATGAGGCAATGatatttttggtatttttagCTTTTCACCTTTAATTTCAGTGTCAGTGTAAGTTGTG containing:
- the si:ch211-14c7.2 gene encoding uncharacterized protein si:ch211-14c7.2 isoform X2, giving the protein MLQQNNNNNCLEMAHRELLHECRRTNVSFASALEFGAIPLIKGLRAWAVSGGYSKARRKAANGSRAQGTCQQPPENRVGQRSWSGQVSSGYGHTLDSTISATRMPGVRQGGLGALVTVATLKGTEGGGRQTQTRCLFLKAQGRGSYICAVGNRGTGTRVTGPRTHAVILEGTKEEHRCSSKGQKVSQDGPDDGGLFKAKPRAIRKWRKCGKTTEKRTAAHGKGENASQKNAVISDVQPLNVTPDNTITQDQTGSYPSQDDLKLKGKDKRAHSPILVKAVTSESTDPQTCCSSAKPGEQAEDEMSNQSDNCSKEESSCANAQGDTEVSKCDLDANDRQNIVADVPNLGSSVASETHSDSLGIKLTTTNCNTEPSIDHSPMITPSEVPVSIQKNQESRPDERLLDRENLHSVEPGDLATQRDGTPDTKNTVVPEGRTPGGAECSTTEKKRRPSMCSPQHWEELITEHGELEVQQSDKSSSQGFSTPTANITVSTIHSLPNPAPTTTAAIATAIPALSKGEAGARGGDLLPLVNSELLSELARVDDKDKVATDEGSLDVGEEEEDEFGAFMQAGGEQLWTDGFNEVQQLAEDYNCEEHTSSADANEPASWASDWTAVQSFQQSESTWTAFSQETVELKIVPGGQWWPSTEKPNLPLSPLHNVSNVFLEAFPSEKSPCEDPEYIPSLKQLLQGPAENSNTGEHKEQSLLDGLQDLDRMIGVKYKRAESPSCKLLLRSLHLERPSSECATVRLKTSARFSPNLPTSNQQLAANAKRRLSYDFNRNIMT
- the si:ch211-14c7.2 gene encoding uncharacterized protein si:ch211-14c7.2 isoform X1: MLQQNNNNNCLEMAHRELLHECRRTNVSFASALEFGAIPLIKGLRAWAVSGGYSKARRKAANGSRAQGTCQQPPENRVGQRSWSGQVSSGYGHTLDSTISATRMPGVRQGGLGALVTVATLKGTEGGGRQTQTRCLFLKAQGRGSYICAVGNRGTGTRVTGPRTHAVILEGTKEEHRCSSKGQKVSQDGPDDGGLFKAKPRAIRKWRKCGKTTEKRTAAHGKGENASQKNAVISDVQPLNVTPDNTITQDQTGSYPSQDDLKLKGKDKRAHSPILVKAVTSESTDPQTCCSSAKPGEQAEDEMSNQSDNCSKEESSCANAQGDTEVSKCDLDANDRQNIVADVPNLGSSVASETHSDSLGIKLTTTNCNTEPSIDHSPMITPSEVPVSIQKNQESRPDERLLDRENLHSVEPGDLATQRDGTPDTKNTVVPEGRTPGGAECSTTEKKRRPSMCSPQHWEELITEHGELEVQQSDKSSSQGFSTPTANITVSTIHSLPNPAPTTTAAIATAIPALSKGEAGARGGDLLPLVNSELLSELARVDDKDKVATDEGSLDVGEEEEDEFGAFMQAGGEQLWTDGFNEVQQLAEDYNCEDSYLSVPHRKSNAVPEEHTSSADANEPASWASDWTAVQSFQQSESTWTAFSQETVELKIVPGGQWWPSTEKPNLPLSPLHNVSNVFLEAFPSEKSPCEDPEYIPSLKQLLQGPAENSNTGEHKEQSLLDGLQDLDRMIGVKYKRAESPSCKLLLRSLHLERPSSECATVRLKTSARFSPNLPTSNQQLAANAKRRLSYDFNRNIMT